From the genome of Flavobacterium luteolum, one region includes:
- the eno gene encoding phosphopyruvate hydratase, which yields MSIIIKVHARQILDSRGNPTIEVDVVTENGVLGRAAVPSGASTGEHEAVELRDGGKAYLGKGVLNAVNNVNTIIAEELVGTSVFEQNTIDQLMIDLDGTPNKSKLGANAILGVSLAAAKAAANELGLPLYRYVGGVSANTLPVPMMNIINGGSHSDAPIAFQEFMIFPVKATSFTHAMQMGTEIFHNLKKVLHDRGLSTAVGDEGGFAPNLAGGTEDALDTIKLAVEKAGYSFGDEIMIALDCAASEFYVNGKYDYTKFEGETGKIRTSAEQAEYLAELASKYPIISIEDGMYEDDWDGWKALTEKIGDKVQLVGDDLFVTNVARLSTGIEKGIANSILVKVNQIGTLTETIAAVNMAKNAGYTSVMSHRSGETEDNTIADLAVALNCGQIKTGSASRSDRMAKYNQLLRIEEELGSTAYFPGLNAFKIK from the coding sequence ATGAGTATTATAATTAAAGTTCACGCAAGACAAATTCTTGATTCTAGAGGTAATCCTACTATTGAAGTTGATGTAGTAACTGAAAATGGAGTTTTAGGTAGAGCTGCTGTTCCATCTGGAGCATCAACTGGAGAGCACGAAGCTGTTGAATTACGTGATGGAGGTAAAGCTTACCTAGGAAAAGGTGTTTTGAATGCAGTGAATAATGTAAATACTATTATTGCTGAAGAATTAGTTGGTACTTCTGTTTTCGAACAAAATACAATTGACCAATTAATGATTGATTTAGATGGAACTCCAAATAAATCTAAATTAGGAGCTAATGCTATTTTAGGTGTTTCTTTAGCTGCTGCAAAAGCTGCTGCTAACGAACTTGGTTTGCCATTATACAGATACGTAGGAGGTGTTTCTGCTAATACATTACCAGTTCCAATGATGAACATCATCAATGGAGGTTCTCACTCTGATGCGCCTATCGCATTTCAAGAGTTTATGATTTTCCCAGTAAAAGCAACTTCTTTTACACATGCAATGCAAATGGGAACTGAAATTTTCCACAACTTGAAAAAAGTATTACACGATAGAGGTTTGAGTACTGCTGTAGGTGATGAAGGAGGTTTTGCTCCAAACTTAGCAGGAGGAACTGAAGATGCTCTAGATACCATTAAATTAGCTGTTGAAAAAGCAGGATATTCTTTCGGTGACGAAATTATGATTGCTCTTGACTGTGCTGCTTCTGAATTTTATGTAAACGGAAAATACGATTATACTAAATTTGAAGGTGAAACTGGAAAAATTAGAACTTCTGCTGAGCAAGCTGAATACTTAGCTGAACTTGCTTCTAAGTACCCAATCATTTCTATCGAAGACGGTATGTACGAAGATGACTGGGATGGATGGAAAGCTTTAACTGAAAAAATCGGAGATAAAGTACAATTAGTAGGGGATGATTTGTTTGTTACTAATGTTGCTCGTTTGTCAACTGGTATCGAAAAAGGAATTGCTAACTCTATTTTGGTAAAAGTAAACCAAATTGGAACTTTGACTGAAACAATTGCTGCTGTAAACATGGCGAAAAACGCTGGATATACATCTGTAATGTCTCACCGTTCTGGAGAAACTGAAGATAACACAATTGCTGACTTAGCAGTTGCTTTAAACTGTGGCCAAATTAAAACTGGTTCTGCTTCTCGTTCAGATCGTATGGCAAAATACAATCAATTATTAAGAATTGAAGAAGAATTAGGAAGTACTGCTTATTTCCCTGGTTTGAATGCTTTTAAAATCAAATAA
- the carA gene encoding glutamine-hydrolyzing carbamoyl-phosphate synthase small subunit, with translation MKYTTRQSAILLLSDGTIFHGKSIGISGKTFGEVCFNTGMTGYQEIFTDPSYFGQIMVATNTHIGNYGVNDSEVESDSIKIAGLVCKNFSFNYSRENASGSLEDYFTKQNLICISDVDTRALVSYIRDNGAMNAVICTDGTSIEDLKKELANVPNMEGLELASKVSTKEPYFFGDENATYKISALDLGIKKNILRNLAKRDCYIKVYPFNSTYKDMSEFSPDGYFLSNGPGDPDPLFGAIQVAKDILADNKPLFGICLGHQVIGLANGVETYKMFNGHRGINHPVKNIITGKGEITSQNHGFAVKKEQLDNHPDLEITHVHLNDGTVAGMRMKNKNCFSVQYHPEASPGPHDSSYLFDQFVENIKTAKA, from the coding sequence ATGAAATACACAACACGACAAAGCGCCATTTTATTACTTAGTGACGGGACAATCTTTCACGGAAAATCTATCGGAATTAGCGGTAAAACTTTTGGTGAAGTTTGTTTTAATACGGGAATGACTGGGTATCAGGAAATTTTCACTGATCCTTCTTATTTTGGGCAAATAATGGTTGCTACAAATACACATATCGGAAACTATGGTGTTAATGATTCTGAAGTTGAATCTGATAGTATTAAAATTGCCGGTTTAGTTTGTAAAAACTTTAGTTTTAATTATTCTAGAGAAAATGCTTCTGGAAGTTTAGAAGATTATTTCACTAAACAAAATTTAATCTGTATTTCTGATGTTGATACGCGTGCACTTGTAAGCTACATTCGTGACAATGGTGCTATGAATGCTGTTATTTGTACAGATGGGACTTCAATAGAGGATTTGAAGAAAGAGTTGGCTAATGTGCCAAATATGGAAGGTTTAGAATTAGCGTCTAAAGTTTCGACTAAAGAACCATATTTCTTTGGTGATGAAAATGCTACTTACAAAATCTCGGCTTTAGACCTTGGAATTAAAAAGAATATTTTAAGAAATCTTGCTAAAAGAGATTGCTACATTAAAGTGTATCCTTTTAATTCTACTTATAAAGATATGTCTGAATTTAGTCCAGATGGTTACTTCTTGTCAAATGGGCCTGGAGATCCAGATCCGTTGTTCGGGGCTATTCAAGTTGCTAAAGATATATTAGCAGATAACAAGCCTTTGTTTGGAATCTGTTTGGGGCATCAGGTAATTGGTCTTGCGAATGGGGTTGAAACTTATAAAATGTTTAATGGGCACCGTGGAATTAATCATCCTGTAAAAAATATTATTACAGGTAAAGGTGAAATAACTTCACAAAATCACGGTTTTGCTGTTAAAAAAGAACAGTTAGATAATCATCCTGATTTAGAAATTACACACGTACATTTAAATGATGGAACAGTGGCTGGAATGAGAATGAAGAATAAGAATTGTTTCTCGGTTCAGTATCACCCAGAGGCGAGTCCTGGACCACACGATTCATCATATTTATTTGATCAATTTGTGGAGAACATAAAAACTGCAAAAGCCTAA
- the rplQ gene encoding 50S ribosomal protein L17, which produces MRHGKKFNHLSRQTGHRKAMLANMACSLIEHKRINTTVAKAKALKQFVEPLITKSKEDTTHNRRIVFAYLRSKYAVTDLFRDVAAKVGDRPGGYTRIIKVGNRLGDNADMAMIELVDFNELYNGGKKEVKKAKSRRGGKAKKAETAAPEAPAAETETTTEASE; this is translated from the coding sequence ATGAGACACGGAAAAAAATTCAACCACTTAAGCAGACAGACTGGACATAGAAAAGCTATGTTGGCTAATATGGCTTGTTCTCTTATTGAGCACAAACGTATTAATACTACTGTTGCTAAAGCTAAAGCGCTTAAACAATTTGTTGAGCCTTTAATCACAAAATCAAAAGAGGATACGACTCACAATCGTCGTATTGTTTTTGCTTACTTGCGCAGTAAATATGCAGTAACTGATTTGTTCAGAGATGTAGCTGCTAAAGTTGGAGACCGTCCAGGAGGATACACTCGTATCATTAAAGTTGGAAATCGTTTGGGAGATAACGCTGATATGGCGATGATCGAACTTGTTGACTTCAATGAACTTTACAACGGAGGTAAAAAAGAAGTTAAAAAAGCGAAAAGCCGTCGTGGTGGTAAAGCTAAAAAAGCTGAAACTGCTGCTCCAGAAGCTCCTGCTGCTGAAACAGAAACGACTACTGAAGCTTCTGAATAA
- a CDS encoding DNA-directed RNA polymerase subunit alpha: MAIFNFQKPDKVIMIDSTDFEGKFEFRPLEPGYGLTVGNALRRVLLSALEGYAITSVRIEGVDHEFSTISGVVEDVTEIILNLKQVRFKRQIEDIDNESVTISVSGKDQLTAGDFQKFISGFQVLNPDLVICNLDSKIKLNFDLTIEKGRGYVPAEENKKQNAAIGTIFTDSIFTPVKNVKYAIENFRVEQKTDYEKLVFEIKTDGSINPKDALTEAAKVLIHHFMLFSDERITLEADEIAQTESYDEESLHMRQLLKTKLVDMDLSVRALNCLKAAEVDTLGDLVSFNKNDLMKFRNFGKKSLTELDELVAVKNLTFGMDLAKYKLDKE, from the coding sequence ATGGCAATATTTAATTTTCAAAAGCCCGATAAAGTTATCATGATCGATTCAACCGATTTTGAAGGTAAATTCGAATTTAGACCTTTAGAACCTGGTTACGGATTGACAGTTGGTAATGCACTTAGAAGAGTTTTGCTTTCAGCGTTAGAAGGTTATGCAATTACATCTGTTCGTATCGAAGGTGTAGATCATGAGTTTTCTACTATTTCAGGTGTTGTTGAGGATGTTACCGAAATTATCCTTAATCTAAAACAAGTACGTTTCAAACGTCAGATTGAAGATATCGATAATGAATCAGTTACTATTTCTGTTTCTGGTAAAGATCAATTAACAGCAGGTGATTTTCAAAAATTTATCTCAGGTTTTCAAGTTTTGAATCCAGACCTTGTTATCTGTAATTTAGATTCTAAAATCAAATTGAACTTCGATTTAACAATCGAGAAAGGTAGAGGATACGTTCCTGCTGAAGAGAACAAAAAACAGAATGCTGCAATTGGAACAATTTTTACAGATTCTATTTTTACCCCGGTAAAAAATGTAAAATATGCAATCGAAAATTTCCGTGTAGAGCAAAAAACAGATTACGAAAAATTAGTTTTTGAAATCAAGACTGATGGATCTATTAATCCAAAAGATGCTCTTACTGAAGCTGCTAAAGTTTTAATTCACCATTTCATGTTATTCTCTGACGAAAGAATTACACTTGAGGCTGACGAAATTGCACAAACAGAATCGTATGATGAAGAGTCATTGCATATGAGACAATTGCTTAAAACTAAGCTTGTTGATATGGATTTATCTGTGAGAGCATTAAATTGCTTGAAAGCGGCTGAAGTTGATACACTTGGTGATTTAGTATCGTTCAATAAAAATGACCTAATGAAATTCCGTAACTTTGGTAAGAAATCTTTAACTGAACTTGATGAACTTGTTGCAGTGAAGAATTTAACTTTCGGAATGGATTTAGCTAAATACAAATTAGATAAAGAATAA
- the rpsD gene encoding 30S ribosomal protein S4 yields MARYTGPKTKIARKFGEAIFGDDKSFEKRNYPPGQHGMAKKRGKKSEYAVQLMEKQKAKYSYGILEKQFRNLFEKASATKGVTGEVLLQLCEARLDNVVFRMGIAPSRRGARQIVSHRHITVNGEVVNIPSYHLKPGDKVAVREKSKSLEAIERSLSNSSHVYEWITWNNDLKEGTFVSVPARLQIPENIKEQLIVELYNK; encoded by the coding sequence ATGGCAAGATATACTGGTCCTAAAACCAAAATCGCTCGTAAATTTGGCGAAGCAATCTTCGGAGATGATAAATCTTTCGAAAAAAGAAATTACCCACCTGGACAACACGGGATGGCTAAAAAGAGGGGAAAAAAATCTGAGTACGCTGTTCAGTTAATGGAAAAGCAAAAAGCTAAATATTCTTATGGAATTTTAGAAAAACAATTCAGAAATTTATTCGAAAAAGCATCAGCTACTAAAGGAGTTACTGGTGAAGTTTTATTACAATTATGCGAAGCAAGATTAGATAATGTTGTTTTTAGAATGGGAATTGCTCCATCTAGAAGAGGTGCGCGTCAAATCGTTTCTCACAGACACATTACTGTAAATGGAGAAGTTGTTAATATTCCTTCTTACCACCTTAAGCCTGGTGATAAAGTTGCAGTTCGTGAAAAATCTAAATCTTTAGAAGCTATCGAACGTTCTTTATCAAATTCAAGTCATGTTTATGAATGGATTACTTGGAACAATGATCTTAAAGAAGGAACTTTCGTTTCTGTACCTGCGAGACTTCAAATTCCAGAAAACATTAAAGAACAATTAATCGTAGAGTTGTACAACAAATAA
- the rpsK gene encoding 30S ribosomal protein S11, translating into MAKATAKKRKVIVESTGEAHISATFNNIIISLTNKKGEVISWSSAGKMGFRGSKKNTPYAAQMAAEDCAKVALEAGLKKVKVYVKGPGNGRESAIRSIHNGGIEVTEIIDVTPMPHNGCRPPKRRRV; encoded by the coding sequence ATGGCTAAAGCAACTGCAAAAAAACGTAAAGTTATCGTTGAATCAACGGGTGAGGCTCATATTTCTGCCACTTTTAATAACATTATTATTTCTTTGACTAATAAGAAAGGTGAAGTTATCTCTTGGTCTTCAGCTGGTAAAATGGGTTTCAGAGGTTCTAAAAAGAACACTCCTTATGCAGCTCAAATGGCAGCAGAAGATTGCGCTAAAGTAGCACTTGAGGCAGGACTTAAAAAAGTGAAAGTTTATGTAAAAGGACCAGGTAACGGACGTGAGTCTGCTATCCGTTCTATTCATAACGGTGGAATCGAAGTTACAGAGATTATCGATGTTACTCCAATGCCACACAACGGATGTCGTCCTCCAAAAAGACGTAGAGTTTAA
- the rpsM gene encoding 30S ribosomal protein S13: protein MARIAGVDIPKNKRGVIALTYIFGLGKSRAIEILEKAQVSQDKKVQDWNDDEIGAIREAVSFYKIEGELRSEISLNIKRLMDIGCYRGIRHRSGLPLRGQRTKNNSRTRKGKRKTVANKKKATK, encoded by the coding sequence ATGGCAAGAATAGCAGGGGTAGATATCCCAAAAAACAAAAGAGGAGTTATCGCACTTACCTATATCTTTGGATTAGGAAAAAGTAGAGCTATTGAGATTTTAGAAAAAGCTCAAGTTAGCCAAGATAAAAAAGTTCAAGATTGGAATGATGATGAAATCGGAGCGATTCGTGAAGCTGTTTCATTTTACAAAATTGAAGGAGAATTACGTTCTGAAATTTCTTTAAACATTAAGCGTTTAATGGATATCGGATGTTACAGAGGTATTCGTCATAGATCTGGTCTTCCATTAAGAGGGCAAAGAACTAAAAACAACTCAAGAACAAGAAAAGGTAAAAGAAAAACTGTTGCTAACAAGAAAAAAGCAACTAAATAA
- the ykgO gene encoding type B 50S ribosomal protein L36 encodes MKVRASVKKRSAECIIVRRKGRLYVINKKNPRFKQRQG; translated from the coding sequence ATGAAAGTTAGAGCATCAGTAAAAAAGAGAAGTGCCGAGTGCATTATCGTGCGTAGAAAAGGGAGACTGTACGTAATAAACAAAAAGAATCCTAGATTTAAACAAAGACAAGGATAA
- the infA gene encoding translation initiation factor IF-1 has translation MAKQSAIEQDGSIIEALSNAMFRVELENGHIVIAHISGKMRMHYIKLLPGDKVKLEMSPYDLSKARITYRY, from the coding sequence ATGGCAAAACAATCAGCAATAGAACAAGACGGATCAATCATTGAAGCATTATCAAATGCGATGTTCCGTGTGGAGTTAGAAAATGGACATATTGTAATTGCTCATATTTCTGGAAAAATGCGAATGCATTATATCAAATTATTACCTGGTGATAAAGTGAAACTAGAAATGAGTCCTTACGATTTGTCAAAAGCAAGAATTACTTATCGATATTAA
- the secY gene encoding preprotein translocase subunit SecY, whose protein sequence is MKKFIESISNVWKIEELKNRILITLGLLLVYRFGAHVTLPGIDATQLTGLAGQTKNGLGSILDMFTGGAFSKASVFALGIMPYISASIVVQLMGIAIPYLQKLQNDGESGRKKINQITRWLTIAITLVQGPTYIYNLYRTLPSNAFLLGFNSPEFLFSSVIILVTGTIFAMWLGEKITDKGIGNGISLLIMVGILARLPQAFIQEFTTRVTNNNGGPMLLVIEIIVWLLVIISCVLLTMAVRRIPVQYARRTTTGDYEQDLAGGNRQWIPLKLNASGVMPIIFAQAIMFIPAAVAGLSKSDTSQSIVGAFSNMFGFWYNFVFATLIIVFTFFYTAITVPTNKMADDLKRSGGFIPGVRPGAETSDFLDKVMSLITFPGSLFLALIAVFPAIVVSIMDVQQSWAMFFGGTSLIIMVGVAIDTIQQINSYLLNKHYDGLMKTGKNRKAVA, encoded by the coding sequence ATGAAGAAATTTATTGAATCAATAAGTAATGTTTGGAAAATCGAAGAACTAAAAAATAGAATCTTAATTACATTAGGATTACTTTTAGTATATCGTTTTGGAGCACACGTTACGCTTCCTGGAATTGACGCAACGCAATTGACTGGTTTAGCGGGACAAACTAAAAATGGTCTAGGATCTATTCTAGACATGTTCACCGGGGGTGCTTTCTCTAAGGCTTCAGTTTTTGCCTTAGGTATCATGCCTTATATTTCTGCGTCTATTGTTGTTCAGTTGATGGGGATTGCGATTCCATATTTACAAAAACTTCAAAATGATGGGGAAAGTGGTAGAAAAAAGATTAATCAAATCACTCGTTGGTTGACAATCGCTATCACATTGGTTCAAGGTCCAACTTATATCTATAATTTATACAGAACATTGCCTAGTAATGCATTTTTGCTAGGCTTTAATTCTCCTGAATTTTTGTTCTCGTCTGTTATCATTTTGGTTACTGGTACAATATTTGCTATGTGGCTTGGTGAGAAGATTACAGATAAAGGTATTGGAAATGGTATTTCATTGTTAATTATGGTTGGTATTTTAGCTCGTTTACCACAAGCTTTTATCCAAGAGTTTACAACTCGTGTTACCAATAACAATGGAGGTCCAATGTTATTAGTTATTGAAATTATTGTGTGGTTATTAGTTATTATATCTTGTGTGTTGCTTACAATGGCAGTACGTAGAATCCCTGTACAGTATGCTCGTCGTACAACTACAGGAGATTACGAACAAGATTTGGCTGGAGGTAATAGACAATGGATTCCTCTTAAGCTTAATGCTTCTGGGGTTATGCCAATCATTTTTGCTCAGGCAATTATGTTTATTCCTGCTGCTGTAGCTGGATTGTCTAAATCAGATACATCACAATCTATTGTTGGTGCATTTAGTAATATGTTTGGTTTTTGGTATAATTTTGTTTTTGCAACTTTAATTATTGTATTTACATTCTTTTATACTGCAATCACTGTACCTACTAATAAAATGGCTGATGATTTAAAGAGAAGCGGTGGTTTTATTCCTGGAGTTCGTCCTGGAGCAGAAACTTCTGATTTCCTTGATAAAGTGATGTCTTTAATAACTTTCCCAGGATCTTTATTCCTTGCTTTGATTGCTGTGTTCCCAGCTATTGTTGTAAGTATTATGGATGTACAACAATCTTGGGCAATGTTTTTTGGAGGTACCTCATTAATAATTATGGTTGGAGTTGCAATAGATACTATTCAACAAATCAATTCATACTTGTTAAACAAACATTATGATGGTTTAATGAAGACTGGTAAAAATAGAAAAGCAGTAGCTTAA
- the rplO gene encoding 50S ribosomal protein L15, with product MNLSNLQPAEGSTHNQNKRLGRGEGSGKGGTAARGHKGAKSRSGYSKKIGFEGGQMPLQRRVPKFGFKNINRKEYEGVNLDTLQLLVDNGVITDSVSMTDFVANRLATKNEIVKILGRGELKAKLKVTAHKFTATAKAAIEAAGGEAVTI from the coding sequence ATGAATTTAAGTAACTTACAACCTGCTGAGGGATCTACACACAATCAAAATAAAAGATTAGGTAGAGGAGAAGGTTCTGGAAAAGGTGGTACCGCTGCACGTGGACACAAAGGAGCAAAATCTCGTTCTGGTTATTCTAAAAAGATTGGTTTTGAGGGAGGGCAGATGCCACTTCAAAGACGTGTACCTAAGTTTGGTTTCAAAAACATCAATCGTAAAGAATACGAAGGTGTTAATTTAGATACTCTTCAATTATTAGTTGATAACGGTGTAATTACTGATTCTGTTTCTATGACAGATTTCGTAGCAAATCGTCTAGCTACTAAAAATGAAATCGTTAAGATTTTAGGTAGAGGAGAATTGAAAGCAAAATTAAAAGTAACTGCCCACAAATTTACTGCTACTGCAAAAGCTGCTATTGAAGCTGCTGGTGGAGAAGCTGTAACTATATAA
- the rpmD gene encoding 50S ribosomal protein L30 translates to MAKLLVKQVRSKINCPLSQKRGLEALGLRKIGQVVEHESNPAILGMINKVKHLVSVEEAK, encoded by the coding sequence ATGGCTAAATTATTAGTAAAACAAGTAAGAAGCAAAATCAACTGTCCTCTTTCTCAAAAGAGAGGGTTGGAAGCTTTAGGTCTACGTAAAATTGGACAAGTTGTGGAGCATGAGTCAAATCCTGCTATCCTTGGGATGATAAACAAAGTTAAACACTTAGTTTCTGTCGAAGAAGCTAAATAA
- the rpsE gene encoding 30S ribosomal protein S5 produces the protein MMSKYKNVELVKPSGLELKDRLVSVNRVTKVTKGGRAFGFSAIVVVGDENGVVGHGLGKSKDVSEAIAKAVEDAKKNLVRIPLNGQSVPHEQKGKFGGARVFLIPASHGTGVIAGGAVRSVLESVGIHDVLSKSQGSSNPHNVVKATFDALLQMRSAHTVAKQRGVSLEKVFKG, from the coding sequence ATTATGTCTAAATACAAAAATGTAGAATTGGTAAAACCTAGTGGTCTTGAACTTAAAGATCGTCTAGTTAGTGTTAATCGTGTTACTAAAGTTACAAAAGGTGGTAGAGCTTTTGGTTTTTCTGCTATTGTGGTTGTAGGTGATGAAAATGGAGTAGTTGGTCATGGATTAGGAAAATCTAAAGACGTTTCTGAAGCAATTGCGAAAGCAGTAGAAGATGCTAAGAAAAACTTAGTTAGAATTCCTTTAAATGGACAATCTGTTCCTCACGAACAAAAAGGTAAATTTGGTGGTGCACGTGTATTCTTAATTCCAGCGTCTCATGGTACTGGAGTTATTGCTGGTGGAGCTGTTCGTTCAGTTCTTGAATCAGTGGGTATTCACGATGTATTGTCTAAATCTCAAGGATCGTCAAATCCACATAACGTAGTAAAAGCAACTTTTGATGCTTTATTGCAAATGAGAAGCGCTCATACTGTTGCAAAACAGAGAGGTGTTTCTTTAGAGAAAGTTTTTAAAGGTTAA
- the rplR gene encoding 50S ribosomal protein L18 has translation MSLTKSERRQRIKFRIRKSVSGSAARPRLSVFRSNKEIYAQIIDDVNGVTILAASSREKEIGKGTNVEIAAAVGKLVAEKALKAGIDTITFDRGGYLYHGRIKSLAEGARAAGLKF, from the coding sequence ATGTCATTAACAAAATCTGAAAGAAGACAGAGAATTAAATTCAGAATTAGAAAATCGGTTAGTGGTTCAGCTGCAAGACCTAGACTTTCTGTTTTTAGAAGTAACAAAGAAATTTACGCTCAAATCATTGATGATGTAAATGGAGTTACTATATTAGCTGCATCTTCGAGAGAAAAAGAAATAGGAAAAGGTACTAACGTTGAAATCGCTGCTGCTGTTGGAAAATTAGTTGCAGAGAAAGCGTTAAAAGCTGGGATAGATACCATCACTTTTGATAGAGGTGGATATTTATATCACGGTCGTATTAAATCATTAGCAGAAGGCGCAAGAGCCGCTGGACTTAAATTCTAA
- the rplF gene encoding 50S ribosomal protein L6, whose protein sequence is MSRIGKSPIVIPAGVTVEVKDGVITVKGKRGQLVQEFSDVTVTVEGDQVLVERSSDHKDHRAKHGLFRSLISNMIVGVSEGFTKELELVGVGYRASNQGQKLDLALGYSHNIVLEIAPEVSLETVSEKGKNPIVKLTSFDKQLLGQVAAKIRGFRKPEPYKGKGVKFVGEVLRRKAGKSA, encoded by the coding sequence ATGTCAAGAATAGGTAAAAGCCCAATTGTAATCCCTGCTGGTGTAACTGTTGAAGTTAAAGACGGAGTTATTACAGTAAAAGGAAAAAGAGGTCAATTAGTTCAGGAGTTTTCGGACGTAACTGTAACTGTTGAAGGCGATCAAGTTTTAGTTGAAAGATCGTCTGATCATAAAGACCATAGAGCAAAACACGGATTATTCAGATCTTTGATCAGTAATATGATTGTTGGTGTTTCTGAAGGTTTCACAAAAGAACTAGAATTAGTTGGAGTTGGTTATAGAGCTTCAAACCAAGGCCAAAAATTAGATTTAGCTCTTGGATATTCTCACAATATTGTTTTAGAAATTGCTCCTGAAGTATCTCTAGAAACAGTATCTGAAAAAGGTAAGAACCCAATCGTAAAATTAACATCATTTGATAAACAACTTTTAGGTCAAGTTGCTGCGAAAATCAGAGGTTTCCGTAAGCCTGAGCCGTACAAAGGAAAAGGTGTTAAATTTGTGGGTGAAGTATTAAGAAGAAAAGCAGGTAAATCAGCTTAA
- the rpsH gene encoding 30S ribosomal protein S8: MYTDPIADYLTRVRNAVAANHKVVEIPASNLKKEITKILFDQGYILSYKFEQNTVQGSIKIALKYDKDTKEPVIKDIQRISKPGLRKYAGAAKLPRILNGLGIAIVSTSKGLMTGKQAKQLNVGGEVICYVY, translated from the coding sequence ATGTATACAGATCCTATTGCAGATTATTTGACTAGAGTTCGTAACGCTGTGGCTGCAAACCACAAAGTTGTTGAAATTCCAGCATCTAATCTTAAAAAAGAGATAACTAAGATCTTATTTGATCAAGGTTACATCTTAAGTTACAAATTTGAGCAGAACACTGTACAAGGTTCTATCAAAATCGCTTTGAAGTACGATAAAGATACTAAAGAGCCTGTAATCAAAGATATCCAAAGAATTAGTAAACCAGGTTTACGTAAGTACGCTGGTGCTGCCAAATTACCTAGAATCCTTAATGGATTAGGAATTGCTATTGTTTCTACATCAAAAGGTTTGATGACTGGAAAACAAGCTAAGCAATTAAATGTAGGTGGTGAAGTAATTTGTTACGTATACTAA
- the rpsN gene encoding 30S ribosomal protein S14 — protein MAKESMKAREVKREKTVAKYAEKRKALLEAGDYEGLQRLPKNASPVRLHNRCKLTGRPRGYIRQFGISRVTFREMANNGLIPGVKKASW, from the coding sequence ATGGCTAAAGAATCAATGAAAGCCCGCGAGGTTAAAAGAGAGAAAACGGTAGCTAAATATGCTGAGAAGAGAAAAGCTTTATTAGAAGCTGGAGACTACGAAGGTTTACAAAGATTACCTAAAAATGCTTCACCAGTTCGTTTGCACAATCGTTGTAAATTAACAGGTAGACCTAGAGGTTATATCCGTCAATTCGGTATTTCACGTGTAACTTTCCGTGAAATGGCTAACAATGGGTTAATTCCAGGAGTTAAAAAGGCTTCTTGGTAA